A portion of the Sabethes cyaneus chromosome 3, idSabCyanKW18_F2, whole genome shotgun sequence genome contains these proteins:
- the LOC128743124 gene encoding phosphoenolpyruvate carboxykinase [GTP]-like: MPVRVEQHNPFSAAALGSPKLKTVPKAIHNHLRGFPVVNGEVTLLSAKVRDFVEQSAILCQPEKIHIVDGSEQESNTLLKMLHSQGTIQSLPKYDNCWLARTNPADVARVESKTFICTEKSEQAIPTPKEGVSGALGNWIAPEAYERAIHDRFPGCMKGRTMYVVPFSMGPIASPLSKIGIEITDSAYVVNSMRIMTRMGEDVLDKLSNNSDFVKCLHSVGTPANGKISMPSWPCDPERTIILHKPDKNEIVSYGSGYGGNSLLGKKCFALRIGSTIAQREGWLAEHMLILGITNPNGDKKYIAAAFPSACGKTNLAMMNPTLPGYKVECVGDDIAWMKFDSKGQLRAINPENGFFGVAPGTSMATNPNAMKTIYKDTIFTNVASTSDGGVFWEGMENELTPGVEITDWLGQPWKMGETKTPAAHPNSRFCVPASQCPIIDPAWEDNEGVPISAILFGGRRPAGVPLVYEANSWSHGVFLGSAMRSEATAAAEHKGKVIMNDPFAMRPFFGYNFGDYLKHWLGMEQRAAAVGGTMPKIFHVNWFRKNEQGKFLWPGYGENSRVLDWILRRVDGEDCFQQTPIGRLPTPGAINVSGMNQRVDEKELFSISKKFWLKEVEEIKQYYDNQLPHDLPAEIGSELQQLKDRVEEMQ, from the exons ATGCCAGTTCGCGTGGAACAGCACAATCC ATTTTCGGCGGCGGCGTTGGGCAGCCCGAAGCTGAAAACCGTCCCGAAAGCAATCCACAACCACCTGCGAGGGTTTCCTGTTGTCAACGGAGAAGTTACGCTACTATCGGCCAAAGTTCGTGACTTTGTGGAGCAGTCCGCCATCCTCTGCCAACCGGAGAAAATTCACATCGTTGATGGAAGTGAGCAGGAAAGTAACACACTACTGAAAATGCTTCATAGCCAAGGAACCATCCAATCATTGCCAAAGTACGACAATTGCTGGTTGGCTCGAACGAATCCTGCGGACGTCGCGCGGGTCGAATCCAAGACTTTCATCTGCACCGAAAAAAGTGAACAAGCGATACCAACACCAAAGGAAGGAGTCAGTGGTGCGTTAGGAAACTGGATTGCTCCCGAAGCATATGAGCGAGCAATTCACGATCGATTCCCAGGGTGCATGAAAGGCCGCACCATGTACGTGGTTCCTTTCTCAATGGGACCGATTGCTTCTCCCTTGTCCAAAATCGGAATCGAAATCACCGACTCAGCCTACGTTGTCAACTCGATGCGCATCATGACACGAATGGGGGAGGATGTGTTGGACAAACTGTCAAATAACTCG GACTTTGTCAAATGCCTCCATTCGGTCGGCACTCCAGCGAACGGAAAAATCTCGATGCCCTCGTGGCCCTGCGATCCTGAACGAACAATCATCCTGCACAAACCGGACAAAAACGAAATCGTATCGTACGGATCCGGTTACGGTGGCAACTCTCTGCTTGGAAAGAAATGCTTTGCTCTCCGCATCGGTAGCACTATCGCACAGCGAGAAGGTTGGCTCGCCGAGCATATGCTCATTCTCGGCATCACGAACCCGAATGGTGATAAGAAATACATAGCTGCTGCCTTCCCGTCCGCTTGCGGTAAAACAAATCTAGCAATGATGAATCCGACCCTACCCGGTTATAAAGTGGAATGCGTTGGTGACGACATCGCCTGGATGAAGTTCGATTCCAAAGGTCAGCTGCGAGCCATCAATCCGGAGAATGGCTTCTTTGGGGTTGCTCCCGGTACATCCATGGCAACAAACCCGAATGCCATGAAGACAATCTACAAGGACACAATCTTCACAAATGTGGCGTCCACTTCCGATGGTGGCGTTTTCTGGGAAGGAATGGAAAACGAACTCACGCCTGGAGTGGAAATCACCGACTGGCTAGGTCAGCCATGGAAGATGGGAGAAACCAAAACCCCTGCAGCTCATccaaattcccgattttgtgtTCCTGCCAGTCAGTGTCCTATTATAGATCCCGCCTGGGAAGATAACGAAGGTGTACCTATCTCGGCTATTCTCTTCGGTGGTCGTCGCCCAGCTGGAGTTCCACTTGTGTACGAAGCCAACTCCTGGTCACATGGGGTGTTTCTCGGATCGGCTATGCGAAGTGAAGCGACGGCTGCAGCCGAACACAAAGGAAAGGTTATCATGAATGATCCCTTCGCTATGCGTCCGTTCTTTGGATACAACTTTGGAGACTACCTGAAACACTGGTTAGGCATGGAGCAGAGAGCAGCCGCTGTAGGAGGTACCATGCCAAAGATCTTCCACGTCAACTGGTTCCGCAAAAACGAACAAGGAAAGTTTCTGTGGCCAGGATATGGCGAAAATAGCCGAGTGCTGGATTGGATTTTGCGACGCGTTGACGGAGAAGATTGCTTCCAACAGACCCCGATCGGGCGGCTTCCAACGCCAGGAGCGATCAACGTAAGCGGCATGAATCAACGAGTGGACGAGAAAGAACTGTTCTCGATTTCGAAGAAATTCTGGCTAAAAGAAGTCGAAGAAATTAAGCAATACTATGACAATCAGCTGCCGCACGATCTTCCTGCAGAAATTGGCTCCGAACTGCAGCAGCTGAAAGATCGTGTGGAAGAAATGCAATGA